CGGCAGCAATCCCGTCATCATCGTCGTGTGCGACGGGAGGGTGAGCGGGACGTGGCTGTACGCGTTCTCGTAGAGCACGGCGTCGCGCCGGAAAGCGTCGATCGCCGGCGTCTTGACCTGGCGGTACCCGTACGCGGGAAGGTGGTCGGCACGGAGCGTGTCGATCGAGATCAGGATCACGGGAGCGCGGCGGAAGGTCCGCGAGCCGCCGCGCCCGCAGCCGGCGAGCCCCAGGGCGACGCCGCCCAGGACGGCGCCGATCGCCGCGAGACGCGCCGAGCGCGCTCCCCTCGGCTTCGGTCGATTCTCTCGATGTTCCCGCATTTCGCCGCCTTTCCCGGTCGCCCGGTCAGCCTTTGTTTTCCCGCAGCTGCGCCAGGAGCTGCCTCGCCCGCGCGATGTCCGGTCCGTAGCGTGCCGCCGGCGCGCGGGCGATGAATTCCTCGAGCGCTCCGCGGGAATCGGCGTCGTCCCCGATCCCGTGCGCGACGAGCGCGATGTTGAAGAGCGCGTCGAACTGGTTCCGGTCGAGCGCGACCGCCTTCTTCCACGACGCGATCGCGTCGGGCGGGCGGCCCGACCGCATGAGCGCGACGCCCTGGGCGTTCCAGGCGCGCGGCAGGCGGTCGTTGAGGGCGAGAGCGCGTCCGAACGCGTCGAGGGCCGCGGGGACGTCCCCCGCCTGGAGGCGCGTGATGCCGATGTTCTGCCAGGGCTGCCCGCTCCGGGGATCGGCGGCGGCCGCGTCCTCGAACTTCGCGATCGCCTCCTTCGTCCGGCCCGCCGTCGCGAGCGCGATGCCGATCGCGTTCAACGCGTCGGGATCGCGGCTCGTCGAAAGCGGAGCGAGGACGCGAAGCGCGTCCGACGCCCGTCCCGATTCCGCGCAGAGGAGTCCCCACCGCGAGCGGAGGGGATCGTCGATCAGGCCCCGCCGGTCGGCCGCCTCCAGGGTCGCGATCGCGGCGGCGTCGTTGCCCGCCTGCGCCTGGAGGAAGGCCAGGAAATCGTAGCCGGTCCGCATCGAGGGCCTCGCCTTCACGACGTCGGCGGCGCGCCGGAGCGCATCGTCGATTCTCCCCCGCTGGTAGAGATCGACCAGCTCGTGGATCGACTGGTCGAGCGCGACGAGGTTCTTCGGGTCGTCCTCGGGGCCGTAGTGCGCCTTCGTCGCGGCGCTCCCGCTGAGGTACCCGAGGCTCTGGAGGCGGGCGCGTTCCTCCGACGAGACCGAACGCGCGGCGACGTTGCCGGCATCCCGCGGAATCGCGTTCTTCAGCACGCGGACCCGCGCGTCGTCGGCGGAAAAGAGGTTCTGCTTCTCGCCGGGGTCGGCGTCGAGCGCGTACAGCTCGGGTATCGGCAGGTCGATGTACTTGGCGTTCCGGCCGATCTCCCCACGGAGCGGCGCCCAGCCCCGGTTCAGGTTCGAGGAGAGCGCCTCGAAGTAGGACGTCGCGGACGAATCCGGGGGGCCTCCGAGAAGCGATTCGCCGGGGAGCCCGGCCGGCTTCTTGGCTCCGACCGCTTCGAGCACGGTCGGGACGATGTCGACGTGCCGGGCGAGCCGCGCGTCGGTTCCCGGCGCGACGGCGCCCGGCGACCAGACGAGGAGGGGGACGTGGAGCGTCGCCTCGTAGGCGAAGAGTCCGTGCGTCAGCTCCCCGTGATCCCCCAGCGCTTCCCCGTGGTCGCCGGTGACGACGACGAGCGGCGGCGCCTTCGCGCTCCGCAGCTCGTCGAACAGCGGCCCGAGAGCGGCATCGACGCCGGCGACCTCGCCGAGATAGGGATTGGCGGCGTATTCGCGGTCGAAGGGCGGCGGGGGTCGATACGGCGCATGGCAGTCGTAGAGATGGACCCAGAGGAACCGCGGCGCGGACGCCGGCGCCTCCCACCATTTGCGGGCGGCGGCGACGACCTCCGAGGCGGGCCGCTCGGACATCACGAAGTCGTACGGACCGACACCCTCCGGATAGTGCTGGTCGTAGACGTCGAAGTCCTTCGCGAGCCCGAACCGCGCA
The DNA window shown above is from Thermoanaerobaculia bacterium and carries:
- a CDS encoding sulfatase-like hydrolase/transferase translates to MKKVAFLVLAAALGGCRRPAAPVSGSVRDVVLVTIDTLRADAPGYAGDARVSTPQLDRIAREGRIFTRAHAQNVITLPSHVNILTGLYPFQHGVRDNDGFRLDPKIPTLATFLKARGYATAAFIGAFPLDARFGLAKDFDVYDQHYPEGVGPYDFVMSERPASEVVAAARKWWEAPASAPRFLWVHLYDCHAPYRPPPPFDREYAANPYLGEVAGVDAALGPLFDELRSAKAPPLVVVTGDHGEALGDHGELTHGLFAYEATLHVPLLVWSPGAVAPGTDARLARHVDIVPTVLEAVGAKKPAGLPGESLLGGPPDSSATSYFEALSSNLNRGWAPLRGEIGRNAKYIDLPIPELYALDADPGEKQNLFSADDARVRVLKNAIPRDAGNVAARSVSSEERARLQSLGYLSGSAATKAHYGPEDDPKNLVALDQSIHELVDLYQRGRIDDALRRAADVVKARPSMRTGYDFLAFLQAQAGNDAAAIATLEAADRRGLIDDPLRSRWGLLCAESGRASDALRVLAPLSTSRDPDALNAIGIALATAGRTKEAIAKFEDAAAADPRSGQPWQNIGITRLQAGDVPAALDAFGRALALNDRLPRAWNAQGVALMRSGRPPDAIASWKKAVALDRNQFDALFNIALVAHGIGDDADSRGALEEFIARAPAARYGPDIARARQLLAQLRENKG